The Fimbriimonas ginsengisoli Gsoil 348 genome window below encodes:
- a CDS encoding ComF family protein, with the protein MLKAGGSWTSFFDRAADLLYPRKCPLCGLFAESSPCPACRDEFIESDPRMAAGKEGAALDYRLTLFRYEGRAGQAVRALKYGRSTSLAAAMSREIQAVIEEFGLDVDAIVPVPIHWSRRCSRGFNQSELLCERLTAQPEILARVRRTRPQAGLSREERERNLLNAFRVRGDLSGQRIMLVDDVLTSGQTARECAKVLRLAGAAEVGIVAFCGDA; encoded by the coding sequence ATGCTGAAAGCCGGCGGCTCATGGACCAGCTTCTTTGATCGCGCGGCGGACCTTCTCTACCCGCGCAAATGCCCGCTTTGCGGCCTGTTCGCGGAGAGCTCTCCTTGCCCCGCTTGCCGAGACGAGTTTATCGAGAGCGATCCTCGGATGGCGGCAGGAAAGGAAGGTGCGGCGCTCGATTACCGCTTGACCCTGTTTCGTTACGAAGGACGAGCCGGTCAAGCGGTGCGAGCGCTGAAGTACGGCCGGTCGACCTCGCTCGCGGCGGCCATGTCGCGCGAGATCCAGGCGGTGATCGAGGAGTTCGGACTCGACGTCGACGCGATCGTTCCGGTACCGATCCACTGGAGTCGCCGCTGCTCACGCGGCTTCAATCAGTCCGAGCTGCTTTGCGAGCGGCTTACCGCCCAGCCGGAGATTTTGGCGCGCGTTCGGCGAACTCGTCCGCAGGCCGGGCTCTCTCGGGAAGAGCGCGAGCGAAACCTCCTGAATGCTTTCCGCGTTCGGGGCGACCTCTCCGGGCAAAGGATCATGCTCGTCGACGACGTCCTGACCAGCGGGCAAACCGCCCGCGAGTGTGCCAAGGTGCTTCGGTTGGCCGGGGCCGCCGAGGTCGGCATCGTCGCCTTTTGCGGCGACGCCTAA
- a CDS encoding DUF2784 domain-containing protein, with amino-acid sequence MPTYLLQVLNITFLVFHTGLVLFNCIGWAWRRTRQWHLLTLALTAISWLVMGIWHGIGYCICTDWHWQVRRALGYHDPDTTYIQFLVRSLTGWSPSEGLAKAVAGWVFGIAVVLSVSLNIRDMRERKSSLAAS; translated from the coding sequence ATGCCGACTTATCTCTTGCAAGTCCTGAACATCACGTTCCTGGTCTTTCACACCGGTCTCGTGCTGTTCAACTGTATCGGCTGGGCATGGCGCCGCACCCGCCAGTGGCACCTCCTCACTCTCGCCCTAACCGCCATTTCCTGGCTTGTCATGGGCATTTGGCACGGCATCGGCTACTGCATTTGCACCGACTGGCACTGGCAAGTCCGCCGAGCCCTCGGCTACCACGACCCGGACACGACCTATATCCAATTTCTCGTGCGCTCCCTCACCGGATGGAGTCCATCCGAAGGCCTTGCCAAAGCCGTCGCCGGCTGGGTCTTCGGCATCGCCGTGGTCCTGAGTGTGTCGCTGAACATCCGAGACATGAGGGAGCGGAAGAGCAGCCTCGCAGCTAGCTAG
- a CDS encoding bifunctional 2-C-methyl-D-erythritol 4-phosphate cytidylyltransferase/2-C-methyl-D-erythritol 2,4-cyclodiphosphate synthase translates to MRIVAAILAAGKGERFGGDKTSLLLGGKPVWRWSYETYLSHPEVDRVMVVTAPERLSSLGDGVWAVPGGSTRQESSRAALEAAKDADVLLVHDAARPFTKPSVISAVIEGIREAGAAAAGLPATDTIKQVRAGSVTTLDRNELFAMQTPQGATVEILTRAHNSGTVTQTDEMSLVEAIGVNPRIVPGDPNNFKITTPEDIVRARGMLATETRTGSGYDVHSFSTDPNRTLWLGGVAFPDHPALDGHSDADALLHAITDALLGAAALGDIGQHFPNTDPRWRGEPSITFLRHAGSLLQSGGWRIVNIDATCIAESPKIMKRAEEIRATIAAALGIEPDRVSVKATTNERMGFIGRGEGIAAFATASIATVASAPSPMIRCP, encoded by the coding sequence GTGAGGATCGTTGCCGCGATTCTCGCCGCCGGGAAGGGAGAGCGGTTCGGCGGCGATAAGACCAGCCTCCTTCTAGGGGGCAAGCCGGTTTGGCGCTGGTCGTACGAGACTTACCTTTCCCATCCGGAGGTCGACCGCGTTATGGTCGTAACCGCCCCTGAGCGGCTCTCCTCGCTTGGAGATGGGGTCTGGGCGGTTCCCGGCGGCTCAACCCGGCAGGAGAGTTCACGCGCCGCTCTAGAGGCGGCGAAAGATGCCGACGTCCTGCTGGTTCACGATGCGGCCAGGCCCTTTACGAAACCGTCGGTGATATCCGCCGTGATCGAAGGAATCCGGGAGGCCGGAGCCGCTGCCGCCGGCCTTCCGGCAACCGACACGATCAAGCAGGTTCGCGCCGGTTCCGTTACCACGCTGGACCGGAACGAGCTGTTCGCGATGCAGACCCCCCAGGGAGCCACCGTCGAGATTCTTACTCGCGCTCATAACTCGGGAACGGTAACCCAAACCGACGAAATGTCTCTCGTTGAAGCGATCGGGGTAAACCCTCGCATCGTGCCTGGAGATCCGAACAACTTCAAGATCACCACGCCTGAGGATATTGTGCGGGCGCGGGGGATGTTGGCGACCGAGACTCGCACCGGAAGTGGATACGACGTCCACTCCTTCTCGACCGACCCGAACCGCACCCTTTGGCTAGGCGGCGTTGCGTTTCCCGATCACCCGGCGCTCGACGGGCATAGCGACGCCGACGCCCTGCTTCACGCCATAACCGATGCGCTCCTGGGAGCCGCGGCGCTGGGCGACATCGGCCAACATTTCCCCAATACCGACCCGCGTTGGCGGGGCGAGCCTTCGATCACCTTTCTCAGGCACGCAGGTTCTCTGCTGCAAAGCGGAGGCTGGCGAATCGTGAATATCGACGCTACCTGTATCGCCGAGAGCCCGAAGATCATGAAGCGGGCCGAGGAGATCCGAGCCACGATCGCGGCGGCTCTGGGAATCGAACCCGATCGAGTCAGCGTGAAAGCCACCACCAACGAGCGAATGGGCTTCATCGGCCGCGGCGAAGGGATCGCCGCCTTCGCGACCGCTTCCATCGCGACCGTAGCGTCGGCGCCCTCGCCGATGATCCGGTGTCCCTAA
- a CDS encoding PIN/TRAM domain-containing protein, which produces MSERKLRLQDIPSVGVKGAVHFIVIAIFAVIGAGILGSVAPEVLIWLYQQITLMISHNKPDPSTFKVGTVAAVVPFALLGVILGGYVGVRFIRSLERIGLRWDKMDAGDKVTFFVGIFAGLIASVPLLLMFQALDMPPLYRAELITAVMTGFAALSVYALQSMAEILPWNRNRGPRRRSGIKLLDTNVIIDGRVYDVVRTGFLDGNLYVPGFVLDELQYIADSHDSLRRQRGRRGLEVLRHMQGDFELDVRSHDRLAPDQGDGVDARLVRLAKALGADIVTNDFNLRRVAELQEVRVLSLNDLALALRSNILPQETLELMIIREGNQIGQGVGYLEDGTMVVVENGKPHIGETVEVVVTQVHQTERGKMIFGEIDGEEEVRYERRKPTPRPRTSA; this is translated from the coding sequence ATGAGCGAACGCAAACTGAGGTTACAAGACATCCCGTCGGTCGGCGTCAAAGGCGCCGTCCACTTCATCGTGATCGCGATTTTCGCGGTCATCGGTGCGGGCATCCTCGGCTCGGTCGCGCCCGAGGTCCTAATCTGGCTGTACCAGCAGATCACCCTGATGATCTCGCACAACAAGCCAGATCCTTCGACTTTTAAGGTCGGAACGGTGGCCGCGGTCGTACCGTTTGCCCTCCTCGGAGTCATCTTGGGCGGCTACGTGGGTGTCCGTTTCATTCGCTCGTTGGAGCGGATCGGCTTGCGCTGGGACAAGATGGATGCCGGCGACAAGGTCACTTTCTTTGTCGGCATCTTCGCCGGCCTTATCGCCTCGGTCCCACTCCTGCTCATGTTCCAGGCGCTGGACATGCCCCCGCTGTACCGAGCCGAACTTATTACCGCGGTAATGACCGGCTTCGCCGCACTGTCGGTGTATGCGCTCCAGTCGATGGCGGAGATTCTTCCCTGGAATCGAAACCGCGGACCGCGACGCCGAAGCGGCATCAAGCTTCTCGACACGAACGTGATCATCGACGGGCGGGTTTACGACGTCGTCCGAACCGGATTTCTCGACGGCAACCTCTACGTACCGGGCTTCGTCCTCGACGAGCTTCAGTACATCGCCGACAGCCACGATTCGCTTAGACGACAACGGGGACGCCGCGGCCTGGAAGTTCTTCGGCACATGCAGGGCGACTTTGAGTTGGACGTACGAAGTCACGACCGGCTTGCCCCTGACCAAGGCGACGGCGTGGACGCCCGTTTGGTCCGGCTGGCAAAGGCGCTTGGCGCGGATATCGTGACGAACGACTTCAACCTTCGCCGCGTGGCCGAGCTTCAGGAGGTTCGGGTGCTGAGCCTCAACGATTTGGCGCTGGCCCTCCGATCGAATATCCTGCCGCAAGAGACGCTCGAGCTGATGATCATCCGCGAGGGAAACCAAATCGGCCAGGGTGTCGGCTACCTCGAAGATGGAACCATGGTCGTCGTGGAGAACGGCAAACCCCACATCGGCGAGACCGTGGAAGTCGTCGTGACCCAAGTCCACCAGACCGAGCGTGGGAAGATGATCTTCGGCGAGATCGATGGCGAGGAAGAGGTTCGCTACGAGCGCCGAAAGCCGACGCCCCGGCCTCGGACCAGCGCGTGA
- a CDS encoding transglutaminase-like domain-containing protein: MRTIPLLVLFAAAPAARAETTYLGLFLQGNKIGYSSFSSAPTHFGGKVAVRNDGTTLMDAGLLGTAMRIEMTSSSWTTPGGSPLKMNFKMTSGGRSQTVQALFRNGRVEATIDNSGQKSRKSLAMPKGAQVVDDPMTLVINGQMKPGTSRVFYVLDPTTVSFIKNDVKLVGKSKAVVNGRSVDATLLEIADPRATMKVYMGAKGDLIRVDGPMGIEMYPVSRAIALGKSAKYQPSVDLAFATSIKTDKPIDDPAHVTGLKLRIVGRDLSHIPSGDYQTVKRDGENWTVDVHPFPISSDPGGSIQNARKSEPEWAKPGMNIPSSSPRFVSLARQVVGKKTDVHSAAFAIRQYVYQTMKPNAGIGVLRDATEVLDSKEGVCRDYAVLTATLLRAAGIPARLASGLVNWDGTFYYHAWAEAWDGRHWVGIDSTSDDNQISAAHVKLGEGSVEDAFAFTFLDKAKIEVLDARRDKKGGE, encoded by the coding sequence ATGAGAACTATTCCTCTCCTCGTTTTGTTCGCGGCCGCCCCGGCGGCGCGTGCGGAAACCACCTATCTCGGCCTGTTTCTACAAGGAAACAAGATCGGTTATTCGTCGTTCTCCTCCGCGCCAACCCATTTCGGAGGCAAGGTGGCCGTCCGCAACGATGGCACCACCCTTATGGATGCCGGCCTGCTCGGCACCGCGATGAGAATCGAGATGACCTCGTCCAGTTGGACGACGCCGGGTGGCTCGCCGCTGAAGATGAACTTCAAAATGACGAGCGGCGGACGAAGCCAAACCGTTCAAGCCCTATTCCGCAACGGACGAGTCGAAGCGACGATCGACAATTCAGGGCAGAAATCCCGCAAGAGCCTCGCGATGCCAAAGGGCGCCCAGGTAGTGGACGACCCGATGACGCTCGTTATCAACGGGCAGATGAAGCCCGGAACATCGCGGGTGTTTTACGTCCTCGACCCGACGACGGTCTCTTTCATTAAGAACGACGTGAAGCTCGTCGGCAAGTCCAAGGCGGTCGTCAACGGGCGTTCTGTCGACGCCACGCTTCTCGAAATCGCCGATCCGCGGGCCACGATGAAGGTCTACATGGGCGCCAAGGGAGACCTCATTCGGGTCGATGGGCCGATGGGAATCGAGATGTACCCGGTCAGCCGTGCCATCGCCTTGGGCAAGTCTGCCAAATACCAGCCTTCGGTCGATCTCGCCTTCGCCACCAGTATCAAGACCGACAAGCCGATCGACGACCCGGCGCATGTCACCGGCCTTAAGCTTCGCATCGTAGGGCGAGACCTGTCTCACATCCCTTCCGGCGACTATCAGACCGTGAAGCGAGACGGAGAAAATTGGACCGTCGACGTTCACCCGTTCCCTATCTCTTCCGACCCGGGCGGCTCGATCCAAAATGCCCGCAAGAGCGAGCCCGAATGGGCGAAGCCAGGAATGAACATTCCTTCTTCGTCGCCGCGGTTCGTTTCACTCGCCCGGCAGGTGGTCGGGAAGAAGACCGACGTCCATAGCGCTGCCTTCGCCATCCGCCAGTACGTCTATCAAACGATGAAGCCAAACGCCGGAATCGGCGTGTTGCGCGACGCGACGGAAGTTTTGGATTCTAAGGAAGGCGTGTGCCGCGATTACGCCGTCCTTACCGCAACGTTACTGCGAGCGGCTGGAATTCCTGCACGTTTGGCAAGCGGTTTAGTCAACTGGGACGGTACCTTCTACTATCATGCGTGGGCCGAGGCCTGGGATGGGCGTCATTGGGTCGGAATCGACTCCACCTCCGACGACAACCAAATTTCGGCCGCGCACGTAAAGCTGGGGGAAGGAAGCGTCGAAGACGCTTTTGCATTTACATTTCTCGACAAGGCAAAAATCGAAGTATTAGATGCCCGGCGAGATAAAAAGGGTGGAGAGTAG
- the topA gene encoding type I DNA topoisomerase, translating into MAKKLVIVESPAKARTIGSYLGSDYEVQASIGHIRDLMPNAKGLPAELRKKWWSDYAVDVDNDFEPFYEVPAEKLAQVRKLRESMKGKDTLVLATDEDREGEAISWHLLEVLKPGKTVKIKRIAFHEITKEAILRALDHPRDVDTNLVEAQETRRILDRLYGYTLSPVLWSRVTKNLSAGRVQSPAVKLIVEREILRRNFRSASYWDLVAHLRSDQTDFSAELKSIDGTRVANGSDFDDNTGELKTSRGQKVVLLDEPKAKALAEGCKGAKPWRVTRVEATEGQEKPAPPFMTTTLQQDANRKFGFSADRTMRIAQTLYEGVDLGGEQVGLITYMRTDSLTLSGEALGRLRDLIGQEYPDCLPDKPVHYTNKVKNAQEAHEAIRPTDVKRRPQLIGKFLSEDQLKLYTLIWQRTVACQMKPARVLRTEADITLESPSLAPHAKSLTFLSTGKQILFEGFLRVYSEGRDDDAADPRERKLPRLKEGLEVESLGTDPIGHSTKPPARYTDATLIKKLEELGIGRPSTYASIIAVIVDRGYVRKAGKQLIPSFKAFLTMEVLQKNFEELMDLGFTARMDEALDEISEGKANSKSYLKDFFLAEGTGLKTIVDDRKKEIPYPAFLVGQLPETGEQVLVRNGKDGAPFLQIGEEGQKRYANIPEDLAPADLTIEKAIELLNQKAAPAESVGFDPTTGRRLLLKNRQGFYLEVERTPEEIENKVKPTWISVPPGVDPRQLSQEELNFFCNLPKEIGKHPETNQPILFKVGKFGAYIESGEERRTVADWRAALTMTVPEAAEILSQPKFRTARAAPSALKEFGELAGAAGPVKVLSGRFGPYVTDGETNATLPRGTDPAALSQEQALELLARKREAGPSVRKPIKKKAPAKKSAAKPKAAAKAKK; encoded by the coding sequence ATGGCAAAGAAACTCGTCATCGTGGAATCGCCGGCAAAGGCGAGAACCATCGGCAGCTACCTTGGAAGCGACTATGAGGTGCAGGCCTCCATCGGTCACATCCGGGATTTGATGCCGAACGCCAAGGGGTTACCGGCCGAGCTGCGCAAAAAGTGGTGGTCGGATTACGCCGTCGACGTCGATAACGATTTCGAGCCGTTTTATGAGGTGCCGGCCGAAAAATTGGCGCAGGTGCGAAAGCTTCGCGAATCGATGAAGGGAAAAGACACCCTCGTACTCGCGACTGACGAAGATCGCGAAGGCGAGGCGATCAGTTGGCACCTGCTGGAAGTGCTCAAGCCCGGTAAGACGGTCAAGATCAAACGGATCGCCTTCCACGAGATCACGAAAGAAGCGATCCTTAGGGCGCTCGATCACCCTCGCGACGTGGACACTAACCTCGTGGAAGCGCAGGAGACACGCCGCATCCTCGACCGTCTCTACGGCTACACGCTCTCACCCGTCCTTTGGTCTCGCGTTACGAAGAATTTGAGCGCGGGCCGGGTTCAGTCGCCCGCGGTGAAGCTGATCGTCGAGCGGGAGATCCTGCGGCGGAACTTCCGCTCTGCCAGCTATTGGGATCTCGTCGCCCATTTGCGAAGCGACCAAACCGATTTTTCGGCCGAATTGAAGTCGATCGACGGCACCCGGGTGGCGAACGGGAGCGACTTCGACGACAACACCGGCGAGTTGAAGACGAGTCGTGGGCAGAAGGTGGTGCTTCTCGACGAGCCCAAGGCGAAAGCGTTGGCTGAGGGTTGCAAGGGAGCCAAACCATGGCGCGTAACCCGGGTCGAGGCGACGGAAGGGCAAGAGAAGCCCGCGCCGCCGTTCATGACGACCACCCTTCAGCAGGACGCGAACCGCAAGTTCGGCTTCAGCGCGGATCGGACGATGCGAATCGCCCAGACGCTCTACGAAGGCGTCGACCTGGGCGGCGAGCAGGTCGGCCTTATCACCTATATGCGGACCGACAGCCTTACCCTTAGCGGGGAGGCTCTCGGCCGCCTTCGGGATCTGATCGGCCAGGAGTATCCGGACTGTCTGCCCGACAAGCCGGTCCACTACACCAATAAGGTGAAGAACGCCCAAGAGGCGCACGAGGCGATCCGTCCGACCGACGTGAAGCGGCGTCCGCAACTGATCGGAAAGTTCCTGTCCGAGGACCAGTTAAAGCTGTACACACTCATCTGGCAGCGCACGGTGGCGTGTCAAATGAAGCCGGCGCGCGTGCTACGCACGGAAGCGGACATCACTTTGGAATCGCCTTCGCTGGCTCCGCACGCCAAGAGTTTGACCTTCCTCTCTACCGGCAAGCAGATCCTGTTCGAAGGGTTTCTGCGGGTCTACAGCGAGGGAAGGGACGATGACGCCGCCGACCCCAGAGAGCGCAAGCTGCCGCGGCTGAAGGAAGGCCTGGAGGTCGAATCGCTCGGCACCGACCCGATCGGACACTCGACCAAGCCGCCGGCCCGTTACACCGACGCGACGTTGATTAAGAAGCTGGAGGAACTCGGCATCGGCCGCCCCAGCACGTACGCCAGCATCATTGCGGTCATCGTGGATCGTGGATACGTTCGCAAGGCCGGCAAACAACTTATTCCGTCGTTCAAGGCGTTCCTCACGATGGAGGTTCTTCAAAAGAACTTCGAGGAGCTGATGGATCTTGGCTTCACGGCGCGAATGGACGAAGCGCTCGATGAGATCAGCGAGGGGAAGGCGAACAGTAAGAGCTATCTCAAGGATTTCTTCCTCGCGGAGGGTACCGGACTGAAGACGATCGTCGACGACCGCAAAAAAGAGATTCCTTACCCCGCCTTCCTAGTTGGGCAGTTGCCCGAGACCGGAGAGCAGGTGCTCGTTCGGAACGGCAAAGACGGAGCCCCATTCCTCCAGATCGGCGAAGAGGGGCAGAAGCGGTACGCGAATATCCCCGAGGATCTGGCTCCTGCCGATCTCACGATAGAGAAGGCGATCGAATTGCTGAACCAGAAGGCGGCGCCGGCCGAGTCGGTGGGATTCGATCCGACGACGGGTCGACGCCTTCTGTTGAAGAATCGTCAAGGGTTCTATCTGGAAGTCGAACGAACGCCGGAAGAGATCGAGAATAAGGTGAAGCCGACGTGGATTTCGGTGCCGCCCGGCGTCGACCCTCGCCAGCTTTCGCAGGAGGAGCTGAACTTCTTCTGTAACCTTCCGAAGGAGATCGGCAAGCATCCGGAGACGAATCAGCCGATCTTATTTAAGGTGGGCAAATTCGGGGCATACATCGAGAGCGGGGAAGAGCGCCGCACGGTGGCGGACTGGCGTGCCGCGCTGACGATGACGGTTCCCGAGGCAGCGGAGATTCTGAGCCAGCCAAAATTCCGGACCGCGCGAGCGGCCCCCTCTGCGTTGAAAGAGTTCGGCGAGTTGGCCGGAGCGGCGGGTCCGGTGAAGGTGCTGAGCGGCCGTTTCGGCCCGTACGTGACCGACGGCGAGACGAACGCGACCCTCCCCCGAGGGACCGACCCCGCCGCCCTGAGCCAAGAGCAAGCTCTCGAGCTCCTGGCTCGAAAGCGAGAGGCTGGCCCTTCCGTTCGAAAGCCGATCAAGAAGAAAGCTCCGGCGAAGAAGAGCGCTGCGAAGCCGAAGGCTGCCGCGAAGGCGAAGAAGTAG
- the aspS gene encoding aspartate--tRNA ligase: MGFVQRTKTCGELRAAHAGEQVSLNGWAHRVRDLGGVLFVDLRDRTGLVQLTLDPNLFPNRNEIRSESCLSVTGEVRERAEGTKNPRMSTGDIEVIVTSYSILGPAKPLPFPVSDEDQMQSVNEELRVKHRYLDLRRPSMYRRLALRAAAMRMSRAYLDKEGFLEIETPIITKSTPEGARDYLVPFRNEPGKWYALPQSPQQYKQLLMVSGVERYYQMARCFRDESSRADRQPEFTQIDLEMSFIRQEDVLQVAEGMTRSVINGLIEEFELDKEPVGAFDRITYDEAMHLYGCDKPDMRFGLQLFDATELFRDTEFAVFKNVIESGGFIRGVRYPAGAKLSRKEVGALEEFAKEFGAKGLGTVMVEETLRGSLAKFVTPEMAVELRKLTRAEDGDLLLFVADEYAATNNVLYRLRLEIGDRLGLRDPRILKYIWVLDFPLVEWDADGNRWSSMHHPFTMPREEDLVHLETDPARIRAEAYDMVCNGTEAAGGSIRIHRSDIQARIFSMLGIDERTQQDRFGHILEAFSFGAPPHGGIAWGFDRFAMLLTDTENIREVMAFPKVANGYDPLMDAPSTVDAQQWAELGLRLS; the protein is encoded by the coding sequence ATGGGATTCGTTCAGCGTACAAAGACGTGTGGCGAGCTTCGAGCCGCGCACGCAGGAGAACAGGTTAGCCTCAACGGATGGGCGCACCGGGTCAGAGACCTGGGCGGCGTGCTTTTCGTCGATCTGCGGGACCGTACCGGTCTCGTTCAACTTACGCTTGATCCGAATCTATTTCCCAATCGAAACGAGATCCGTAGCGAGAGCTGCCTGAGCGTTACCGGCGAAGTTCGCGAGCGAGCCGAAGGCACAAAAAACCCCCGCATGTCGACCGGCGACATCGAAGTGATCGTCACCAGTTACAGCATCCTCGGCCCCGCCAAGCCGTTGCCGTTCCCGGTGAGCGATGAAGACCAGATGCAAAGCGTGAACGAGGAGTTGCGCGTCAAGCATCGATACCTCGACCTGCGCCGCCCCTCGATGTACCGCCGCCTCGCCCTGCGCGCCGCCGCGATGCGGATGTCGCGGGCTTACCTCGACAAAGAAGGGTTTCTCGAAATCGAGACTCCGATCATCACCAAGAGCACGCCGGAAGGCGCTCGCGATTACCTGGTGCCGTTCCGAAACGAGCCCGGCAAGTGGTACGCCCTCCCCCAGAGCCCGCAGCAGTACAAGCAGCTCCTGATGGTCTCCGGCGTCGAGCGGTACTACCAGATGGCGCGTTGCTTCCGCGACGAATCGTCGCGCGCGGACCGCCAACCGGAGTTCACCCAGATCGACCTCGAAATGTCGTTCATTCGCCAGGAGGACGTGCTCCAGGTTGCGGAGGGAATGACCCGGTCCGTAATCAATGGCCTCATCGAAGAGTTCGAGCTGGACAAGGAGCCGGTAGGGGCATTCGACCGGATTACCTACGACGAGGCGATGCACCTGTATGGCTGCGACAAACCCGACATGCGTTTCGGTTTGCAGCTCTTCGATGCCACCGAGCTCTTCCGCGATACCGAGTTTGCCGTTTTCAAGAACGTCATCGAGTCGGGTGGCTTTATTCGCGGCGTCCGCTATCCCGCCGGAGCGAAGCTCTCCCGAAAGGAAGTCGGAGCGCTCGAAGAGTTTGCGAAAGAGTTCGGAGCTAAGGGGCTCGGAACGGTGATGGTCGAGGAAACCCTTCGCGGCTCTCTCGCCAAGTTCGTCACGCCGGAGATGGCGGTCGAGCTGCGAAAGCTAACCCGAGCCGAAGACGGAGACCTCCTCTTGTTCGTCGCCGACGAATACGCGGCGACGAACAACGTGCTGTACCGGCTTCGTCTGGAGATCGGCGATCGGCTGGGGCTGCGAGACCCGCGCATCCTCAAATACATCTGGGTGCTCGACTTCCCGCTCGTCGAGTGGGACGCCGACGGTAACCGCTGGTCGTCGATGCACCACCCATTCACGATGCCGCGAGAGGAAGACCTCGTGCACCTGGAGACCGATCCCGCCCGGATTCGTGCCGAGGCGTACGACATGGTATGCAACGGAACCGAGGCGGCAGGCGGATCGATCCGGATCCACCGCTCGGATATCCAAGCGCGGATCTTCTCAATGCTCGGCATCGACGAAAGAACCCAGCAGGACCGTTTCGGCCACATCCTCGAAGCGTTCTCCTTCGGTGCCCCCCCGCACGGCGGCATCGCCTGGGGATTCGACCGTTTCGCAATGCTCCTGACCGATACGGAGAACATCCGCGAAGTCATGGCCTTTCCGAAAGTAGCCAACGGCTACGACCCGCTAATGGACGCCCCCAGCACCGTAGACGCCCAGCAGTGGGCGGAGCTGGGTCTACGGCTGAGTTAG
- the sucC gene encoding ADP-forming succinate--CoA ligase subunit beta, whose protein sequence is MKLHEYQSKELLSKYGVPVPAGDVTTDPAEARSIAERLGGNVVVKAQVLMGGRGKAGGVKLFTNAADAGNFAKDLIGTRLISNQNPTGMVVDKVLVAETIDIAQEFYVAVLLDRNIQKNIVMISAEGGMEIEDVAVEKPEAIVRIPIDPAWGLCDFELRKAVKDAKIPRAAQGQMVAMIKALAKAYVEADADMIEINPCALTPDNKLIAADAKVSIDENALFRHKQYAATSADSADDPIEAEAQKRGIAYVSLGGDIGIMGNGAGLVMQSLDEINAAGGRPANFLDVGGGAQADRVRNCVEIILMDTKVKGLFINIFGGITRVDEVAKGVLAALDQIEVNIPIVARIEGTAVEEGRKILEGSKVQAAATVQEAAKMIVALAHA, encoded by the coding sequence ATGAAGCTTCACGAGTACCAGTCGAAGGAACTGCTCTCAAAATATGGGGTGCCGGTGCCCGCGGGAGATGTCACCACCGATCCGGCGGAGGCGAGATCGATCGCCGAGCGGCTGGGCGGAAACGTCGTCGTCAAAGCCCAAGTCCTAATGGGCGGCCGTGGAAAGGCTGGCGGCGTGAAGCTGTTCACCAACGCCGCCGATGCGGGCAACTTCGCGAAAGACCTCATCGGTACGAGACTGATTTCCAATCAGAACCCCACCGGCATGGTCGTCGACAAGGTGCTCGTCGCCGAGACGATCGACATCGCGCAGGAATTCTACGTCGCGGTGCTGCTCGACCGGAACATCCAAAAGAACATCGTCATGATCTCCGCCGAAGGAGGCATGGAAATCGAGGACGTCGCCGTCGAAAAGCCGGAGGCGATCGTCCGTATCCCGATCGACCCCGCCTGGGGACTCTGCGACTTCGAGCTGCGGAAGGCCGTCAAGGACGCCAAGATTCCGCGCGCCGCGCAAGGCCAGATGGTCGCGATGATCAAGGCACTGGCGAAAGCCTACGTCGAAGCCGACGCCGACATGATCGAGATCAACCCGTGCGCGTTGACGCCCGATAACAAGCTGATCGCCGCCGATGCCAAGGTCTCGATCGACGAAAACGCTCTCTTCCGTCACAAGCAGTACGCGGCGACCAGCGCAGATAGCGCGGACGATCCCATCGAAGCCGAAGCCCAAAAGCGTGGGATTGCCTACGTCAGCCTGGGAGGCGACATCGGCATCATGGGGAACGGCGCCGGCCTCGTCATGCAGTCGCTCGACGAAATTAACGCCGCGGGCGGCAGGCCAGCCAATTTCCTCGACGTCGGTGGCGGCGCGCAGGCAGACCGGGTCCGGAACTGCGTCGAAATCATCCTCATGGACACCAAGGTCAAAGGGCTCTTCATCAACATCTTCGGCGGAATCACCCGTGTGGACGAAGTTGCCAAGGGGGTTCTCGCTGCGCTCGACCAGATCGAGGTCAACATCCCGATCGTCGCCCGAATCGAAGGAACCGCCGTCGAAGAAGGACGCAAGATCCTCGAAGGAAGCAAGGTTCAAGCCGCCGCTACCGTCCAGGAAGCCGCAAAGATGATCGTCGCCCTCGCTCACGCTTAG